A region from the Coregonus clupeaformis isolate EN_2021a unplaced genomic scaffold, ASM2061545v1 scaf0070, whole genome shotgun sequence genome encodes:
- the LOC123483302 gene encoding C-type mannose receptor 2-like — protein MAQSYSEKLEEEDIRINWTEAQDFCRENYSDLVTLYNQEDSQQLTQLTASNSSYKAWIGLNRKEHSLKWSNGDYVNDTSWSPLPSPYTEPMCAAIITIQHGRIKEEVKNKGMNSTTPYWIGLLYDDWEWADGGRSAYRDWVYNPNAGQIHTVLYQPEKGIITLGNEDYEEYTFCSEGSVRIPIISEIMSWEQALDYCKKNYHGLLCIETAEDLEAIKQKFNGTDFTGPVWVGLRQSCLFGFWIWTNGLPVGWSNWERDRQPEQPPSNHCGVMAADEE, from the exons GATAAATTGGACAGAAGCACAGGACTTCTGCCGGGAGAACTATTCTGATCTTGTCACTTTGTACAATCAGGAGGACTCTCAGCAGCTGACACAGTTAACAGCATCTAATAGCAGCTATAAAGCCTGGATAGGTCTCAATCGCAAAGAGCACAGTCTGAAGTGGTCCAATGGAGATTATGTTAATGACACTTCATGGTCACCACTTCCAAGTCCATACACAGAGCCAATGTGTGCAGCCATAATCACAATACAACATGGGAGAATT AAGGAGGAAGTGAAGAACAAAGGGATGAACAGCACTACTCCTTACTGGATCGGCCTGCTGTATGATGACTGGGAGTGGGCTGATGGAGGGAGATCTGCCTACAGAGACTGGGTGTACAATCCTAATGCAGGACAGATACACACTGTTCTTTACCAGCCTGAAAAAGGTATAATCACTTTGGGAAATGAAGATTATGAAGAATATACATTCTGCTCTGAAG GATCAGTTCGCATCCCCATCATCAGTGAAATTATGTCTTGGGAACAGGCTCTGGACTACTGCAAGAAGAACTACCATGGACTGCTGTGTATTGAGACAGCAGAAGACCTGGAAGCAATCAAGCAGAAGTTCAATGGGACTGATTTTACTGGTCCTGTGTGGGTGGGTCTGAGACAGAGCTGTCTCTTTGGGTTCTGGATCTGGACCAATGGGCTGCCAGTGGGGTGGAGTAACTGGGAGCGAGACAGACAGCCTGAACAGCCTCCGTCCAACCATTGTGGTGTCATGGCAGCGGATGAGGAATAG